CCCGGCGGCGCCGACGACCGGGCGCGGGCCCGTGCCCCTGCCGGAGCTGCCTTCGCCGCTGCCGCCGCCGCTGCCGGGCGCGGCGAAGGCGCGCGGCGCCCGATCCCCGTCGGACGACCGGGCGGGCCCGGTGAGGATCTGCCGGTGGGCGGCGCGGAGTTCCTCGCCGGGTTCCACGCCGAGTTCCTCCGACAACAGGCGCCGGGCCTCCTGGTACGTGGTGAGGGCCTCGCCCTGGCGGCCCGCCTTGTACAGGGCCGTCATCAGGCGGCCCCACGCGCTTTCCCTGAAGGGGTGTTCGGATACGAGGGCCCTGAGCCGGGGCAAGACCTCGGCGCAGCGCCCCACCGCCATTTCGGCGTCGGCCCAGCTTTCCGTGGCATTCAGCCAGCGTTCAAGCAAGGCTGCACCGTCGCCCTGGTGGAGGTATTCCGAGGGGATGTCGACGAGCGGGGTCCCCTTGGTCTGCTCCAACGCCGACCGGAACAGCCGGGCGCGTTCCGCCGGTTCGGTGCAGAGTTCCGCCTCGTGCAGGAGGAGATTGAACCGGTCGAGGTCGAGCCGCTCCCCCTCGATCGCGATCGCATAGCCGGAGGCCCGGCTGACGACCACGTCGGCGCCCAGCACCTTGCGCAGGCGGGCGATGTACCCCTGGAGCGTCTTGCGTGCGGTCAGCGGGGGTTCGCCGCCCCACAGCTGCTGGATGAGCTCCTCCGCGGTGAGGGTGCGGTTGGCGCGGAGCAGCAGGGCCGCCAGCACGACCCGGTGTTTCGCCTGCGGAATCTCTAATAACTCACCGTTCCGCCGAACGGTCAGCGGACCGAATACATCGAACTGGAGATCGTCCAGCATGTGATGCCCCCGAAATTTCAAACCCACGGGCAAATGTGCAGGAGGCGGTGGCCCCTTGTGGAATTCAGCTCCGAGAATCGCCTTGCGCAATGTTCACGACATCGTGCTGCGCGAGTTCCGTGAAGAGCTCGACAATGTCCTGCACCACGGATTCCTGATCGATCTCGTATTCCTCGGCGATCAGCGCGGCGATATCGCTCACGGTGCGCTTTCCGTCGATCTGCCGCCAGATGTGGGCGGCGGACGCGGTCAGCTCGAAGAAGTGCTCGTACCCGCCGACCACCGTCGTGCCCCGGTGGTTGCGGATCTTCACGTTCAGCGGCAGCGAGGCCACCGACCCGGGCCCCACCTGCAGGTCCTTGTCGGCGGGCGTTTCGTCGAGCGGCATCAGACCGACACCTCCATGGAGATCCGCTGGCAGACGGCGATGGTCTCCTCGACCCACTTCTGCGGGTTGTCGGGGTCGAAGGAGCGCATCGTCTCGATGGCCCAGTACGCGTCGAACGGCAGCAGCGCGGGGTTCAGGATCTCCATCCGCCGGGCCCGCCACTTCGGCCACAGGCTGCCGAACTGGCCCAGGCTCGCCTGGAGCGCGTCGACGGCGTGGTTGAAGGCGTTCTTGGTCGCGATGACCGCGCTGTGCAGGTCGCCCCGGGCGATCTGGCCGGCCGCGT
The Streptomyces sp. NBC_01296 DNA segment above includes these coding regions:
- a CDS encoding PqqD family protein, encoding MPLDETPADKDLQVGPGSVASLPLNVKIRNHRGTTVVGGYEHFFELTASAAHIWRQIDGKRTVSDIAALIAEEYEIDQESVVQDIVELFTELAQHDVVNIAQGDSRS